The Desulfovibrio desulfuricans DSM 642 DNA segment GACCGGCGGGCTGGAAATACGGATGTGAACCTCTTTGGCGCCCAGCTCGCGGAGCTTTTTGACGCGCGTCATCATGGTGGTGCCGCGCACAATGCTGTCGTCAATAATGCAGATGCGCTTGCCCTCAATCATTTCGCGCACAGGGTTGATCTTAACCCGCACGCCAAAGCTGCGCATGCTCTGCGAAGGCTGGATAAATGTACGCCCCACATAGTGGTTGCGGATCATGGCATGTTCATAGGGCAGGCCGGAGCGCTGGGCAAAACCAAGGGCGGGATAAATGCCCGAATCCGGGAAGGGCATCACATAATCCACTTCCGGCGCAGATTCGTCAGCCAGATTCCAGCCCATCTTTTTGCGGCACAAATAGACCTGCTCGTCAAAAATATAGGAGTCGGGCCGGGCAAAATAGACCAGCTCAAAAATACACTGGCGGGGCTTTTCGGGCAGCGGCCCCATCAGATGGTCGCTGCGCACGCTGTTTCCGTCAACAATGATCATTTCGCCCGGCTTCACAGAGCGTTCAAAGTCGGCCTCAAGCAGATCAAAGGCGCACGTTTCAGAGGCGAACACGGGGCTGCCGTTCATGCGGCCAAAAGCAAGAGGATGGAAGCCGTGGGGATCACGCACCGCCACCATAACGCCGTCTACCATAACCAGCAGGCAGTACGCGCCGCGAACACGGGCACAGGTTTCCTTGACTGCGCCAGGCAGGTCATTGTGCCTGAGCGCGCGCACCAGCAGATGCATGAACACTTCCGTGTCATTGCTGGTGGAAAATATGGCACCTTCGTTCTCAAGATCTT contains these protein-coding regions:
- the purF gene encoding amidophosphoribosyltransferase, which gives rise to MIKHECGVFGIYDHEEAARLAYFGLYAQQHRGQESAGIVTFDTDGVHEHKGMGLVPDVFSEGHLKALTGRTAIGHVRYSTTGRSSSSNAQPFLAHFKGRDVALAHNGNLVNAAQLREDLENEGAIFSTSNDTEVFMHLLVRALRHNDLPGAVKETCARVRGAYCLLVMVDGVMVAVRDPHGFHPLAFGRMNGSPVFASETCAFDLLEADFERSVKPGEMIIVDGNSVRSDHLMGPLPEKPRQCIFELVYFARPDSYIFDEQVYLCRKKMGWNLADESAPEVDYVMPFPDSGIYPALGFAQRSGLPYEHAMIRNHYVGRTFIQPSQSMRSFGVRVKINPVREMIEGKRICIIDDSIVRGTTMMTRVKKLRELGAKEVHIRISSPPVKFPCFYGIDFSSRGELIAAQHSLAEITRKLDVDSLHYLSIAGLLGSVSKPQHYCMACFTGEYPVPCDDCVGKFSLESPCASR